The following proteins are co-located in the Desulfobacterales bacterium genome:
- a CDS encoding response regulator produces the protein MNKKILVIDDDPAVLEYLTTIFEDNGYTTYSAKDAFEGLEVAKREKPDLITLDLEMPGEWGPRFYRKMSEDHTLKNTPVVVISGLSGHKYAINKAVATLSKPFNSDELLQIVAENII, from the coding sequence ATGAACAAAAAAATTTTGGTCATTGATGATGATCCGGCTGTGTTGGAATATCTAACGACAATCTTCGAAGATAACGGGTATACCACCTACTCGGCCAAGGATGCGTTCGAAGGACTAGAGGTTGCCAAGCGCGAGAAGCCGGATCTGATTACACTGGATCTTGAAATGCCGGGGGAATGGGGACCGCGGTTTTACCGAAAGATGTCCGAAGACCATACGTTGAAAAATACCCCCGTTGTCGTCATCAGCGGTTTGTCCGGCCATAAATACGCCATCAATAAGGCGGTGGCCACGCTTTCCAAGCCCTTTAACAGCGATGAACTCCTGCAGATCGTAGCTGAAAATATTATTTAA
- a CDS encoding CusA/CzcA family heavy metal efflux RND transporter has translation MIRNIIHTALANKLLVVISMVLVFGFGVYAYRGLPVDAFPDVSPSLVQVFTVTEGLAPEEVEKYVTYPIEAKMTGLPKVRAIRSVSNFGLSVVNIYFEDGTDIYFARQVVGEKLGEAREQIPEGFGDPQMGPIATGQGQILYYYLKDTTGQYSLTELRTFQDWIVKFNLQTVPGVTEVLGIGGHEKQFQVVVDPDALLRYDLSLQEIIERIENNNRNVGAQFLEQNGEQLIVRSEGLAEGISDLENIVVKSADGRPVYLADVADIKIGGAIRRGLQTRNGQEEIVAGMVIKLLGTNSSTVIAQVQEKLAEIQNSLPEGVEIVPFYEQKTIVDASVNTVTSALVQGIGLVLVVVFVFMGGIRPSLIVSLAIPFSVLFTFIVMRVTGMSANLMTLGGVAIAIGMMVDGTIVMVENADRMLRRSDPDESVSHVVARACREVARPILFAISIIIIVFLPLFTLEGVEGKTFRPLAYTVSIAMLGAMIYSIFQTPALSALLLKRPGGKSPGPTAPAPKEPLVVRGLLKPYKPLVGFFVRFRWLAVSLSLVLLIIGGLVYPRLGQEFTPRLLEGDIMVNLTFAPSASISESKRNVMLLEKRFLTIPEVSEVVSRIGRGEVGAHSAPVNVSHMNVLLKPESEWTDAKTQPDIEAKIREKLKGFPGVQTNITQPIQLSVDELIGGVKAELAVKLFGNRIDTLKEKGDAIGAVLRDVAGAADVQVQQMTGAPQLIIRPDRKAAARYGINIADIQDVIRAAVGGVEAGQVFEGIRRFDIYVRYEASARSTPEAIENIIVQTPDGVRLPLSELATVKTVVGPRQILRENNQRYIAVQCNVVGRDIGSFVEAAQKRIAADIDLPAGYFINWGGQFELQQQANQRLAIVIPVTLALIAIMLYMSFKTFSSTLLILLNIPLALVGGVVALWIGGQNLSVPASVGFIALFGIALENGMVLVTYINQLVREGVPVSAASIQGACMRLRPVLMTAATTALGLIPLLLSSGTGSEVQKPLAIVVIGGLVSSTLLTLLVLPSLYKWFVPRIDVETNGT, from the coding sequence ATGATTCGAAATATTATCCATACCGCCCTGGCCAACAAGCTGCTGGTGGTCATCTCCATGGTGCTGGTTTTCGGCTTTGGCGTATACGCCTACCGGGGGCTGCCGGTGGATGCCTTTCCGGATGTATCGCCCAGTCTTGTCCAGGTCTTTACGGTTACTGAAGGACTGGCCCCCGAGGAGGTCGAAAAATACGTCACCTATCCCATCGAGGCCAAGATGACCGGTTTGCCTAAGGTGCGCGCAATCCGGTCCGTTTCGAATTTCGGATTGTCGGTGGTCAATATCTATTTCGAGGACGGCACCGACATTTATTTCGCCCGGCAGGTGGTGGGCGAAAAGCTCGGCGAGGCCCGGGAACAAATCCCCGAAGGCTTTGGTGATCCCCAAATGGGGCCCATTGCCACCGGCCAGGGCCAGATCCTGTATTATTATCTGAAAGATACCACCGGACAGTACTCCCTGACCGAACTGAGAACCTTCCAGGACTGGATCGTCAAGTTCAACCTGCAGACCGTTCCCGGTGTGACGGAGGTCCTCGGCATCGGCGGCCACGAAAAGCAGTTTCAGGTGGTCGTGGACCCGGATGCCCTGCTGCGCTACGACCTGTCGTTGCAGGAAATCATTGAAAGAATCGAAAATAACAACCGCAACGTTGGCGCCCAGTTTCTGGAACAAAACGGTGAGCAGCTCATTGTCCGCTCCGAGGGCCTGGCCGAAGGCATCTCCGATCTGGAAAACATTGTGGTCAAAAGCGCAGACGGCCGGCCGGTTTATCTTGCCGACGTGGCGGACATAAAGATCGGCGGCGCCATCCGCCGGGGGCTTCAGACCCGAAACGGCCAGGAGGAAATCGTGGCGGGCATGGTCATCAAGCTTCTCGGCACCAATTCATCGACCGTTATTGCGCAGGTCCAGGAAAAACTGGCGGAAATCCAGAACAGTCTGCCGGAAGGCGTCGAAATCGTGCCGTTTTACGAGCAGAAAACCATTGTGGACGCTTCGGTCAACACGGTCACCAGCGCCCTGGTCCAGGGCATCGGGCTGGTGCTGGTGGTGGTGTTCGTGTTCATGGGCGGCATCCGGCCCAGCCTGATCGTGTCCCTGGCCATACCCTTTTCCGTATTGTTTACTTTCATCGTCATGCGCGTCACCGGCATGTCAGCCAACCTGATGACCCTGGGCGGGGTGGCCATTGCCATCGGGATGATGGTCGACGGCACCATCGTGATGGTGGAAAACGCCGATCGCATGCTGCGCCGCTCCGACCCGGACGAATCCGTATCCCATGTGGTCGCCCGGGCCTGCCGGGAAGTGGCGCGGCCGATCCTGTTTGCCATCAGCATTATTATCATCGTGTTTCTGCCGCTGTTTACCCTGGAAGGGGTGGAGGGCAAGACCTTCCGGCCGCTGGCCTACACCGTATCCATTGCCATGCTGGGGGCGATGATCTACAGCATTTTTCAGACCCCTGCACTGAGCGCGCTGCTGCTCAAACGTCCCGGCGGCAAATCTCCGGGGCCAACAGCGCCAGCGCCGAAAGAACCCCTGGTGGTGCGGGGGCTGCTCAAACCCTATAAGCCGCTGGTCGGATTTTTCGTCCGGTTCCGCTGGCTCGCCGTCAGTCTTTCCCTGGTGCTGCTAATCATCGGGGGCCTCGTCTACCCGCGTCTCGGCCAGGAATTTACCCCGCGGCTCCTGGAAGGCGATATCATGGTAAACCTCACGTTTGCGCCCTCGGCATCCATTTCTGAAAGCAAGCGCAACGTGATGCTTCTGGAAAAGCGCTTTCTTACGATACCGGAGGTATCCGAAGTGGTCAGCCGCATCGGGCGCGGCGAAGTCGGGGCGCATTCGGCGCCGGTGAATGTCAGCCACATGAATGTTTTGTTAAAACCCGAATCCGAGTGGACGGATGCGAAAACCCAGCCGGATATCGAGGCCAAAATCCGGGAGAAACTCAAAGGTTTTCCCGGCGTTCAGACCAATATCACCCAGCCGATCCAATTAAGTGTCGATGAACTCATCGGCGGCGTGAAAGCGGAGCTGGCCGTGAAACTGTTTGGCAACCGCATCGACACCCTCAAGGAGAAAGGCGATGCCATCGGCGCCGTGCTGCGCGATGTGGCCGGCGCAGCAGACGTTCAGGTGCAGCAGATGACCGGTGCGCCGCAGCTCATCATCCGGCCGGACCGAAAGGCCGCAGCCCGGTACGGCATAAACATCGCCGATATCCAGGACGTGATCCGAGCCGCAGTGGGCGGGGTTGAAGCCGGACAAGTATTTGAAGGCATTCGCCGGTTTGACATTTACGTCCGATATGAAGCCTCCGCCCGAAGCACCCCCGAGGCCATCGAAAATATTATCGTACAGACCCCGGACGGGGTTCGCCTGCCGCTTTCCGAGCTGGCAACCGTGAAAACCGTGGTGGGCCCCCGACAGATCCTGCGGGAAAACAACCAGCGCTATATTGCCGTTCAATGCAACGTGGTGGGCCGGGATATCGGCAGCTTCGTAGAAGCCGCCCAAAAACGGATTGCAGCCGACATCGACCTGCCGGCCGGCTATTTTATCAACTGGGGCGGGCAGTTTGAACTACAGCAGCAGGCCAACCAGCGCCTGGCCATCGTGATTCCGGTCACGCTGGCGCTCATTGCGATAATGCTCTACATGAGCTTTAAGACCTTTTCCAGCACCCTGCTCATACTGCTCAACATCCCCCTGGCCTTAGTCGGCGGGGTGGTGGCGCTTTGGATCGGCGGCCAGAACCTCTCGGTTCCCGCGTCAGTGGGATTTATCGCATTATTCGGAATTGCCCTGGAAAACGGGATGGTGCTGGTCACCTATATCAACCAACTCGTCCGGGAAGGTGTGCCGGTCAGTGCCGCATCGATCCAGGGGGCCTGCATGCGGCTGCGGCCGGTGCTCATGACGGCCGCGACCACGGCCCTGGGGCTGATTCCGCTGCTCTTGTCGTCGGGCACGGGCAGCGAGGTGCAGAAACCATTGGCGATTGTGGTCATCGGCGGCCTGGTTTCGTCGACCCTCTTGACCTTGCTGGTACTGCCGAGCCTTTATAAGTGGTTTGTTCCCCGAATAGATGTCGAAACAAACGGGACCTGA
- a CDS encoding TolC family protein gives MAYRLTIFMLAAMLVGLSGWTATAFAEPPAGNLSLDRALEKALSANPDIIAFEGETARAKAGKRQAGLYPNPKLAFELEGFGGSGPFSGMNNAERTFFLEQEILLGGKIKNRRRVAAEELENIRWEMRVLKQDISNAVKQTYIEVAGAQRAVRLQREVVELSGRVYEAVRKKADAGKVSPVESVKAEIELKNNRQALQSLKRGLERKRKALASLWGSAEPDFNRVSENLETLPMLPPFNALESALEENPDIGRFKAERRYRQARYDLAQAHRIPDLSLSGGYRQIPESDDTAFIAEVAIPLKIFDRNQGNIEAARQAVKQVQDRRSAVINDRRRQLIAAFQDGLTARDEILALEQEIIPATRQVFAAKKEGYLNGKFPFLELLDAQRVLFDSQERYNDALVAYHLAAAEIERLTGRSIEKAPAEDQNIMKSVPKQGDKE, from the coding sequence ATGGCTTATCGTTTAACCATATTTATGTTGGCAGCGATGCTGGTCGGCTTATCCGGCTGGACGGCAACAGCGTTCGCCGAGCCCCCCGCAGGCAATCTTTCACTAGACCGGGCACTGGAAAAAGCCCTTTCTGCCAATCCCGACATTATTGCTTTTGAAGGCGAAACCGCCCGGGCCAAAGCCGGCAAAAGGCAGGCCGGCCTGTATCCGAACCCGAAACTGGCCTTCGAATTGGAGGGCTTTGGCGGAAGCGGTCCGTTTTCCGGCATGAATAATGCCGAGCGAACCTTTTTCCTGGAGCAGGAGATTCTCCTGGGGGGAAAAATCAAAAACCGCCGCCGGGTAGCAGCCGAAGAACTCGAAAACATCCGGTGGGAAATGCGCGTGCTTAAGCAGGACATCAGCAATGCCGTAAAGCAGACCTATATCGAGGTTGCGGGCGCTCAGCGGGCAGTCAGGCTTCAGCGGGAAGTCGTGGAACTATCCGGTCGGGTGTATGAAGCAGTCCGAAAAAAGGCCGATGCCGGCAAGGTGTCCCCGGTCGAGTCAGTAAAAGCGGAAATCGAATTAAAGAACAACCGCCAGGCCCTTCAAAGCCTGAAGCGGGGCCTGGAGCGGAAGCGGAAGGCTTTGGCATCCCTTTGGGGCAGCGCCGAGCCCGATTTTAATAGGGTTAGTGAAAATTTGGAAACATTGCCCATGCTGCCGCCTTTTAACGCACTGGAATCCGCGCTTGAAGAAAATCCGGATATTGGCAGATTCAAAGCGGAGCGCCGATACCGTCAAGCCCGTTACGATCTGGCCCAGGCGCATCGTATCCCGGACCTTTCGCTTTCCGGCGGCTACCGCCAGATACCGGAAAGCGATGACACCGCCTTTATTGCTGAAGTCGCCATCCCGTTAAAGATTTTTGACCGCAACCAGGGCAATATCGAAGCCGCCCGCCAGGCAGTAAAACAGGTGCAAGACCGCCGCTCGGCGGTTATCAACGATCGGCGCCGGCAGCTCATTGCGGCATTTCAGGATGGCCTGACCGCCCGGGACGAGATTCTTGCCCTTGAGCAGGAAATCATTCCGGCCACCCGGCAGGTTTTTGCCGCCAAAAAAGAAGGCTATTTGAACGGCAAATTTCCTTTTCTGGAATTGCTCGATGCCCAGCGGGTATTGTTTGACAGCCAAGAGCGGTACAACGACGCACTGGTTGCGTATCACCTGGCCGCCGCTGAAATCGAGCGGCTTACCGGCCGATCAATAGAAAAAGCACCGGCAGAAGACCAGAATATTATGAAATCCGTTCCGAAACAAGGAGACAAAGAATAA
- a CDS encoding ATP-binding protein has product MDERVLCIEEDENMAAELSNYLAGQQFRVQTACNFKTAEPHLNGNHTDIVIADPYTPGGDGHLLLKRFKADNPTKPLIIVTAPENTETAMTVFKAAVVEYLNKPIKTLALDIALQHARQRLALNRKIDSYTQKLEDLHYAQNVYQQLFDEVPCYISVQDRNFRLTAMNRLFKRDFGNEAGAFCYRIYKHRDTPCPKCPVAKTFEDGRRHQTEEVVTSKHGKQYNVLTWTAPLRNDDDEITQVMEMATNITEVRRLQDHLTSLGLMLGSMSHGVKGMLTALDGGIYQLETGIRKKDHDRIELGFHRIQQSNARIRKMVLEILFYAKSRGMQHETTDAAELAEAIADAVKPMADNNGHALAVDIASDAGSFEADTNWIQQSIVNFLENAVDACTDDTEKNSHRIDFRVYPEGEEMIVFEIADNGIGMDEETRQKMFTLFFSSKGSKGTGLGLFISNHIIRQHGGRIDVTSEYGKGTQVKISMPRFRTAESSIARPLLDGSN; this is encoded by the coding sequence ATGGACGAGAGGGTGCTTTGCATTGAAGAAGATGAAAACATGGCCGCAGAGCTTTCCAATTACCTCGCCGGCCAGCAATTCAGGGTCCAGACAGCCTGCAACTTCAAAACGGCTGAACCCCACCTCAATGGCAACCATACAGATATTGTCATTGCTGATCCGTATACCCCCGGCGGAGACGGCCATTTGCTGCTTAAGCGATTTAAAGCAGACAACCCCACGAAGCCGCTTATCATCGTAACAGCGCCGGAAAATACGGAAACCGCAATGACCGTTTTCAAGGCGGCGGTGGTCGAATACCTCAATAAACCGATCAAGACCCTCGCCCTGGATATCGCGCTGCAGCATGCCCGTCAGCGGCTTGCCTTAAACCGCAAGATAGACTCCTATACCCAAAAACTCGAGGATCTGCATTACGCCCAGAACGTTTACCAGCAGCTATTCGACGAGGTGCCCTGTTATATCTCCGTACAGGATCGAAATTTTCGCTTAACTGCCATGAACCGGCTTTTTAAACGGGATTTTGGCAATGAAGCGGGGGCATTCTGTTATAGAATATACAAACACCGCGATACGCCCTGTCCGAAATGCCCGGTGGCCAAAACCTTTGAAGACGGGCGCCGCCATCAGACCGAGGAGGTGGTCACTTCCAAACATGGGAAACAGTATAACGTTTTGACATGGACAGCCCCCCTCAGAAACGACGACGATGAAATCACCCAGGTCATGGAAATGGCCACCAATATCACCGAAGTCAGACGCCTCCAGGACCATTTAACATCCCTCGGCCTGATGCTCGGCTCCATGTCCCACGGGGTCAAAGGAATGTTAACGGCCCTGGACGGCGGCATTTATCAGCTGGAAACCGGTATCCGCAAAAAAGACCATGACCGCATTGAACTCGGTTTTCACCGGATTCAGCAAAGCAATGCGCGAATCCGCAAAATGGTGCTGGAGATCCTCTTTTATGCCAAATCCCGGGGCATGCAGCATGAAACCACGGATGCGGCAGAACTGGCAGAAGCAATTGCCGATGCGGTTAAGCCCATGGCCGACAATAACGGCCACGCGCTGGCGGTTGATATTGCATCCGATGCGGGGAGCTTCGAGGCGGACACCAACTGGATTCAACAGTCGATTGTGAACTTTCTCGAAAACGCGGTGGATGCTTGCACGGATGATACGGAGAAAAACAGCCACCGCATCGATTTCCGGGTCTACCCCGAGGGCGAAGAGATGATCGTCTTTGAGATCGCTGACAACGGCATCGGCATGGATGAAGAGACCCGCCAGAAAATGTTCACCCTGTTTTTTTCCTCAAAAGGCTCAAAGGGCACCGGTCTCGGGCTCTTTATTTCAAACCATATTATTCGGCAGCACGGCGGCCGAATAGACGTCACATCCGAATACGGCAAGGGCACGCAGGTAAAAATCAGTATGCCCCGGTTTCGCACCGCCGAGTCTTCAATCGCGAGACCGCTGCTGGACGGCTCTAACTGA
- a CDS encoding universal stress protein has product MFNKILLATSATEACDHAARVAFNMAGRYSANLDIFHVLGLPTRGYSQVAIDVKTRERVEVDDEYREWVKEEIRGYYEELLAKLNDNFSINVSVGVPHREILRQARETEPDLIVMGGHTKHVEDSVYAATAAGSTFQRVARAAHCPVLVITRPAGSFWGGFSRIVFGTDFSRASDVAFDYALSVARALDCELCLFHAVDVSGVPTGRILPQDDIEEKLRSARKHMRFRYAAKFEDLKNYTIDVWEGLPYLEIVKYAREKQADLIVMAHHAKRREGEDTRIGSNMEQVVVRANCPVLSVNRAVK; this is encoded by the coding sequence ATGTTCAATAAAATCCTTTTAGCCACATCTGCCACAGAAGCCTGCGACCATGCCGCCCGTGTTGCTTTTAACATGGCCGGCCGCTACAGCGCAAACCTGGACATCTTTCATGTGTTAGGCCTTCCGACCCGTGGTTACAGCCAGGTTGCCATCGATGTCAAAACCCGCGAACGCGTGGAGGTCGATGATGAATATAGGGAATGGGTAAAGGAAGAGATCCGGGGCTACTATGAAGAACTGTTAGCAAAACTGAATGATAATTTTTCAATCAATGTCAGCGTCGGCGTCCCTCATCGGGAAATCCTGCGGCAGGCCCGCGAGACCGAACCGGACCTCATTGTCATGGGGGGGCACACCAAGCACGTGGAAGACTCAGTCTATGCCGCAACAGCCGCCGGAAGCACCTTCCAGCGGGTAGCCCGGGCGGCCCACTGCCCGGTGCTTGTTATTACCCGGCCGGCGGGGTCGTTTTGGGGCGGCTTTTCCCGGATCGTATTCGGCACCGATTTTTCGCGGGCATCTGATGTGGCTTTTGATTATGCGCTAAGCGTCGCCCGGGCCCTGGATTGCGAACTATGCCTGTTTCATGCTGTAGATGTCAGCGGGGTGCCAACAGGACGGATTCTCCCCCAGGATGACATTGAAGAGAAGCTGCGCAGTGCCCGGAAACATATGCGGTTTCGGTATGCCGCCAAGTTTGAGGACCTGAAAAACTATACCATTGATGTATGGGAGGGCCTGCCGTATCTCGAAATCGTCAAATACGCCCGGGAGAAACAGGCGGATCTTATCGTGATGGCCCATCATGCCAAACGGCGCGAAGGCGAGGACACGCGTATCGGCAGCAACATGGAACAGGTGGTAGTCCGGGCAAACTGTCCGGTTTTAAGCGTTAACCGGGCGGTAAAATAA
- a CDS encoding efflux RND transporter periplasmic adaptor subunit, translating into MRIHGHHYPALLIILIAAFSLLSVAPTPVLPVGHALAQAQNHHEHGQEVHAEHEPHGSIEHKAHESGEASEQAHNDKEEDAEAVHMTAAQIKEFGIQTAGAGPGEIHVQTELPGEIVPAPDRVAHVVPRVSGFTRQVLKKTGDNVAKGEVLAVIDSRELADVKSEYLTARKRLELAQTDFKREKRLWNQKITSEQEFLDAKTAMAEADIQLYSAKQKLLALGFDVQYLAGLSDQQQESLTRYNITAPTGGIVTQRSLAVGEVVDPQSDIFVVADLDTVWVNLTVYQKDLGDVAKGQSVTIVADKINARAEGRIDYVSPVVDAATRTATARVILDNSDGRWRPGLFVTGKVDTESIPGDIVVPGSAIQSIDEEPVVFVRTDNGFAPAHVEIGKRNTTHVEIAAGIAPNTEIAVTHTFMLKSELKKESIGGHNH; encoded by the coding sequence ATGAGAATCCATGGACATCATTATCCAGCCTTATTGATTATACTGATTGCCGCTTTTTCCCTGCTCTCCGTGGCCCCGACCCCGGTGCTGCCCGTTGGCCATGCCCTGGCGCAAGCGCAAAATCATCATGAACATGGGCAAGAGGTCCACGCCGAACACGAACCTCACGGATCGATTGAACACAAAGCCCATGAAAGCGGGGAGGCTTCCGAACAAGCCCACAACGACAAAGAAGAAGATGCCGAAGCGGTTCACATGACCGCCGCGCAAATCAAAGAATTCGGTATTCAAACCGCCGGTGCCGGCCCGGGAGAGATCCATGTCCAGACTGAGCTGCCCGGCGAGATCGTCCCCGCCCCGGACCGGGTGGCCCATGTGGTGCCCCGGGTATCAGGATTTACCCGGCAGGTTCTGAAAAAAACAGGCGACAATGTGGCCAAAGGAGAGGTGCTGGCCGTAATCGACAGCCGGGAATTGGCGGATGTGAAATCCGAATACCTGACGGCGCGCAAACGACTGGAGTTGGCGCAGACTGACTTTAAGCGGGAAAAACGGCTCTGGAATCAAAAAATCACCTCCGAGCAGGAATTTCTGGATGCAAAGACCGCCATGGCCGAAGCCGATATCCAACTCTACAGCGCAAAGCAGAAGCTTTTGGCCCTGGGATTTGACGTGCAATATTTGGCCGGCCTGTCGGATCAGCAGCAGGAAAGCCTGACCCGATACAATATCACTGCGCCCACCGGCGGTATTGTAACGCAAAGAAGCCTTGCCGTGGGCGAAGTCGTTGACCCGCAATCCGACATCTTTGTAGTGGCCGATCTGGATACGGTATGGGTGAACCTGACCGTTTACCAGAAGGATTTGGGCGATGTTGCCAAAGGGCAGTCGGTGACGATCGTTGCCGACAAGATCAACGCCCGGGCCGAAGGCAGAATCGATTACGTCAGTCCGGTGGTGGATGCGGCCACCCGCACGGCCACCGCCCGGGTGATACTGGACAATTCAGACGGCCGCTGGCGGCCCGGGCTTTTTGTCACCGGCAAAGTCGATACGGAATCGATTCCGGGCGATATTGTTGTGCCCGGGTCGGCCATCCAGTCCATTGATGAAGAGCCGGTCGTATTTGTCAGAACGGACAATGGGTTTGCCCCCGCGCATGTAGAGATCGGAAAGCGCAATACCACGCATGTGGAAATTGCTGCCGGGATTGCACCGAATACCGAAATTGCCGTGACCCATACGTTCATGCTCAAGTCAGAGCTGAAAAAAGAATCCATCGGCGGACATAATCATTAA
- a CDS encoding class I fructose-bisphosphate aldolase has protein sequence MNQKIIELLDKEADDLLSYQCRTVSAEHLHLPGPDFVDRIVAQSDRSIRVMRNLQAIFDHGRLGGTGYISILPVDQGVEHTAGASFAPNPLFFDPENIVRLGVAGGCNAVASTIGVLGSVARKYAHKIPFVVKFNHNELLSYPNTHDQILFGTVDQAYDMGAVAVGATIYFGSPESDRQIQEIAEAFRYAHELGLATILWAYLRNEHFKSGGTDYHQAADLTGQANHLAVTLEADIVKQKQPVNNGGFTALQFSKTHEKMYSELCTDHPIDLTRYQVINCYMGRAGLINSGGASGKNDLAQAVRTAVINKRAGGMGMISGRKAFQKSMKEGVELLNTIQDVYLDPEITVA, from the coding sequence ATGAACCAGAAGATTATTGAACTTTTAGACAAGGAAGCTGACGACCTACTGTCCTACCAGTGCCGAACCGTTTCGGCCGAACACCTGCATCTGCCGGGGCCGGATTTTGTGGATCGGATCGTCGCGCAATCTGACCGGTCCATCCGGGTGATGCGCAACCTGCAGGCCATTTTTGACCATGGCCGGCTGGGCGGCACCGGATATATTTCCATTCTGCCGGTTGATCAGGGCGTGGAGCATACGGCCGGCGCATCGTTTGCCCCGAACCCGCTGTTTTTCGATCCGGAAAACATTGTCCGGCTTGGCGTGGCGGGCGGCTGCAATGCGGTGGCTTCAACCATCGGGGTATTGGGCTCAGTGGCACGCAAATACGCACACAAAATTCCGTTTGTTGTCAAATTCAATCACAACGAACTGCTCTCCTATCCCAATACCCATGACCAGATTCTGTTCGGAACTGTCGACCAGGCCTATGACATGGGCGCTGTTGCGGTCGGCGCAACGATTTATTTTGGATCCCCGGAAAGCGACCGCCAGATCCAGGAAATTGCCGAAGCCTTCCGCTATGCCCATGAACTCGGGCTGGCCACTATCCTGTGGGCGTATCTCCGAAACGAACATTTTAAGTCCGGGGGGACGGACTATCACCAGGCAGCGGATCTCACCGGCCAGGCCAATCATCTGGCGGTCACGCTTGAAGCAGATATCGTCAAGCAGAAACAGCCGGTCAATAACGGCGGATTTACGGCTCTGCAATTCAGCAAGACCCATGAAAAAATGTACTCCGAACTCTGCACCGATCACCCGATTGATCTGACCCGCTACCAGGTCATAAACTGCTATATGGGCCGGGCCGGACTGATCAACTCCGGCGGGGCTTCCGGGAAAAACGATCTGGCCCAGGCGGTTAGGACAGCGGTGATAAACAAGCGGGCCGGCGGCATGGGTATGATCTCCGGCCGAAAGGCGTTTCAGAAATCGATGAAGGAGGGGGTTGAGCTCCTGAATACGATTCAGGACGTTTATCTGGATCCGGAAATTACAGTCGCCTAA
- a CDS encoding Rrf2 family transcriptional regulator — MRLTTKSRYGLRMVLDLAINAKEGPVPLSDIAHRQSISIKYLEKLIRRLRAGGLVNSQRGAHGGHTLAKRPENITVGDIVRLLENCTALTNCAENQDKTCGVCNRAGECLSQWVWIEASKALFERLDKINIAQLMQNQTDLIKEVQSNQYLPLGCK, encoded by the coding sequence ATGCGATTGACAACCAAAAGTCGGTACGGACTGCGTATGGTGCTTGATCTGGCGATCAACGCCAAGGAAGGGCCGGTGCCTTTAAGCGATATCGCCCATCGGCAGAGCATTTCCATAAAATACCTCGAAAAACTGATCCGGCGGCTGCGGGCCGGCGGGCTGGTCAACAGTCAGCGCGGTGCCCACGGCGGCCATACCCTGGCTAAGCGGCCGGAAAATATAACGGTCGGTGATATCGTCCGGCTGCTGGAAAACTGCACGGCGCTCACCAATTGCGCCGAAAACCAGGACAAAACCTGCGGCGTCTGCAATCGGGCGGGGGAATGCCTGTCCCAATGGGTTTGGATTGAGGCAAGCAAGGCCCTGTTTGAACGGCTCGACAAAATAAATATTGCTCAGCTGATGCAAAACCAGACGGATCTGATCAAGGAAGTCCAGTCCAACCAATATTTGCCTTTGGGCTGCAAATAA